A single region of the Raphanus sativus cultivar WK10039 chromosome 1, ASM80110v3, whole genome shotgun sequence genome encodes:
- the LOC108838722 gene encoding probable disease resistance protein At1g15890 encodes MGGCLSLDLPWKEAVQQACNCLFGDGNYIHMIKANLEALEGTIQELRRMRVDLLTRVSVEEDKGLERLAQVEGWLSSVESLDSHVSILLEDTPTEINRLILFGYFSENCISSYEYGKEVSKKLEEVKELLSKGVFKDVAGMRPLPKVEKKFIQTTVGLDSMVGKAWDSILKTERRTLGIYGMGGIGKTTLLYAINNKFSEELNDFDVVIWVVVSKDLQYKSIRDQILRRLRVDKEWEDQTEDEKVSSIAKILGRKKFILLLDDLWSEVDLSKIGVPHPTQENGSKIVFTTRSKKVCRDMEADEELKIDCLSKNEAWELFQNAVGGVPLKRRHPDIPALAKKISEKCYGLPLALNVIGKAMSSIEDVHEWRDAIDVISTESHEFPDYEITKEELIEYWISEGFIKGKRDEDGSNNQGHVIIGSLVRAHLLMEFEKEFTPAVKMHDVLREMALWVGSTFGKEEEKQCVKTGVKLGLIPGDIDWSGLRRISLMSNLIEQTAYCPECPHLSTLLLGDNKLEGISGNFFQFMPVLVVLDLSCNRDLSELPEEICSLTSLQYLNLSYTSISSLSVGLKRLRKLISLDLEFTWIESIDGIGTSLPNLQVLKLYHSSVQFDASSIEELQLLEHLKILTGNVIDALMLESIQRVERLASCVQRLWIISCFTKVVTLNTVALGGLRELNIELSKISEIKIDWKNKEKEDLLCNSSPCFKNLSSIFLRNLEGPKELTWLLFAPNLKHLHVGSSGSLEEIINTEKGMRIGNVHPDMKVPFQKLESLSLRGLDKLKMICSTPPALPSLKKFVVEHCRNLPRAARESFREHEQE; translated from the exons ATGGGAGGCTGTCTATCACTAGATTTACCATGGAAAGAAGCGGTACAGCAAGCCTGCAACTGCTTATTTGGTGATGGAAATTACATTCATATGATAAAGGCTAATCTCGAGGCTCTGGAGGGAACTATACAAGAACTTAGACGTATGCGAGTTGATCTGTTAACAAGAGTTTCCGTAGAAGAAGATAAAGGTTTGGAGCGGCTTGCTCAAGTAGAAGGATGGTTGTCAAGTGTAGAAAGTCTTGACTCTCATGTCAGTATTCTGCTTGAGGATACACCAACTGAAATCAATAGATTGATtctttttggatatttttccGAAAATTGCATATCAAGCTATGAGTATGGAAAAGAGGTATCGAAGAAGTTGGAAGAAGTCAAAGAGCTTCTATCTAAAGGAGTTTTCAAAGATGTGGCCGGAATGAGACCTTTACCAAAGGTGGAGAAGAAATTTATCCAAACAACAGTAGGTTTGGATTCGATGGTTGGAAAGGCATGGGACAGCATCTTGAAAACTGAACGAAGAACGTTAGGTATATATGGCATGGGGGGAATTGGAAAAACAACCCTCTTATATGCtatcaacaacaaattctcggAAGAGTTGAATGACTTTGATGTTGTGATATGGGTTGTGGTCTCTAAAGATTTGCAATACAAGAGCATTCGGGATCAGATTCTACGAAGATTACGTGTTGACAAGGAATGGGAAGATCAAACAGAGGATGAGAAAGTATCTTCCATAGCCAAAATCCTAGGAAGAAAGAAATTTATACTGCTATTAGATGATCTGTGGAGCGAGGTAGATTTGAGCAAGATTGGAGTTCCACATCCAACTCAGGAAAATGGATCGAAGATAGTTTTCACCACTCGTTCAAAGAAAGTTTGCAGAGACATGGAAGCTGATGAGGAGCTGAAAATTGATTGCTTGTCAAAGAATGAAGCGTGGGAACTGTTTCAAAATGCAGTTGGAGGAGTCCCATTAAAGCGGCGCCATCCGGATATTCCCGCACTTGCAAAAAAAATTTCCGAAAAATGTTATGGCTTGCCACTTGCACTCAATGTGATTGGCAAAGCCATGTCAAGTATAGAGGATGTACACGAATGGCGTGATGCAATTGATGTTATCAGTACGGAGAGCCACGAGTTTCCAG ATTATGAAATAACGAAGGAGGAGTTGATCGAATATTGGATCAGCGAAGGATTTATAAAGGGAAAGAGAGATGAAGATGGAAGTAACAACCAAGGTCATGTTATAATTGGTTCCTTAGTTCGTGCGCATCTATTGATGGAGTTCGAAAAAGAATTCACGCCTGCTGTGAAAATGCATGATGTGCTACGTGAAATGGCTCTTTGGGTAGGGTCTACGTTtggaaaagaggaagaaaaacaATGCGTCAAAACCGGTGTGAAGCTAGGCCTTATACCAGGGGACATCGACTGGTCAGGTCTGAGAAGGATCTCGTTGATGAGTAATCTAATTGAACAGACAGCTTACTGTCCCGAATGCCCCCACCTTTCGACTCTACTTCTCGGGGATAACAAGTTGGAGGGTATATCGGGTAACTTCTTTCAGTTTATGCCAGTCCTTGTCGTCTTGGATCTTTCGTGTAACCGTGATCTTAGTGAATTGCCTGAAGAAATTTGCAGCTTGACTTCCTTGCAATACCTCAATTTATCATACACAAGTATAAGTTCTTTATCAGTTGGTTTGAAGAGGTTAAGGAAACTAATAAGCCTGGACCTGGAGTTTACCTGGATTGAAAGCATTGATGGGATAGGAACAAGCTTACCAAATCTTCAGGTCTTGAAACTATATCATTCTAGTGTTCAATTTGATGCAAGTTCAATTGAAGAGCTTCAACTTTTAGAGCACTTGAAGATTTTAACAGGAAACGTGATAGATGCTTTAATGTTGGAAAGTATCCAAAGAGTGGAGCGACTGGCGAGTTGTGTTCAACGCCTTTGGATTATCAGTTGTTTCACCAAGGTTGTAACATTGAACACGGTAGCTCTGGGTGGTCTTCGAGAACTTAATATTGAGTTGTCCAAAATCTCAGAGATAAAGATAGACTGGAAAAACAAAGAGAAGGAAGATCTTCTATGTAACAGTTCTCCATGCTTCAAGAACCTCTCAAGTATTTTTTTACGCAATCTGGAAGGTCCAAAAGAATTGACCTGGTTATTGTTTGCTCCAAATCTCAAGCATCTACATGTGGGAAGTTCAGGAAGCCTAGAAGAAATAATAAATACGGAGAAGGGAATGCGTATTGGCAATGTGCATCCTGACATGAAGGTTCCTTTTCAGAAGCTAGAATCCCTCAGTTTAAGGGGTTTGGACAAATTAAAGATGATATGCTCAACTCCTCCGGCTCTTCCATCCCTGAAAAAATTTGTTGTGGAACACTGCCGAAATCTACCGAGAGCCGCCAGGGAGAGTTTCCGAGAGCATGAACAGGAATAA